From one Culex quinquefasciatus strain JHB chromosome 3, VPISU_Cqui_1.0_pri_paternal, whole genome shotgun sequence genomic stretch:
- the LOC6034959 gene encoding titin isoform X1, with protein MAPANSQPDEVKSANEWFREIKQSEKSPIRLSDIDNLLQESIFESSDGAKLVEYLKKKRGGGRVRLQNIFQQVPVQRAQFNFNLDSSEPTPLPESPQPTTSSEDIVTEVIDNGDVQEVAVDPVVEENGSGVTPRVPIVIVNDLNTAKKATVKQIVLKSPGPMNTLSRQLLINQYQRTNAAKCELLKQLASSTPKPESNGSMGRMSTFTTSISPITEGDRSPLTPLEVIPSSQPMPIPAPMHVMEIVIPPAASQEVLVPCSQPVLAPCSQAVPDATPKKVVVLKTVVEQEEMVIPETPSPVQVQTESPKAPPNPNHMQPRRLSTTFKQMENAVELAYANGHITSDESEGEEDDGRVDSGSNSVLLKSILKDTSMGRSRHSMRVSFSKQLVQQREISPAPDIPEADDYNDSNSSEDSDLSESEEGEDNDYQVVDEVYTDDDTEDATNLDHYEELKSRICELNNSHNGRRSVSPLIDVVKETPVQWFETTTPTKRRDQQDEEEQQFPPPTTAKKDNKTNLNLVDIITDWDDEEDEEEADHGAGNPEVEPSQECALEPRASLNSNHHDTNLDTMDISSSNLEDSVERLVELPPAPNALIEEEGVLPEEHIYPAAVDEQMPITTEELLEVLSGTEPEEESQPETRPKTPEPVEEQPVDLPPPPATPAEQPHSPERVITPPVQFTASAKRRFIQKNEDDLISRIQSDLPLSQASSAAEADTSTRSVEEPLKSFEKVSETLVEIAQSFRDQPPATQPPAPVEDTSRKLVQPPKRGGKKSNVDPVTASYFEAIEKTFAKPKAPPPPQSTKTSSTTQRKKTEQQKRKLYDATLSEVTEDDESMRGVVVEAKAPVKVVEAAPKAVPKVRDFKIVVEMLRVEDYLPKKSGVVPSVAKELEAEVVEAEPAVVLKAPAAKGRRASRDKQPAVVVAAKHNDSGKRPRGRPKKVRTESVGEQPAEERPVEKGVVVEEPTQEEVSSKKKPKSKPNLAGDAPEQHPDEGLPNDDLAVEESDTIKDKNPVVDKKNKKMKSKPNLIEDAPERRPDEGLSNADLAVEETESPKEKDPVVDKQTKKTKSKPNHGGDAPEQRPDVSLPNADLAEKEPESRQDNDPVVDKQTKKTKSKPNLGGDAPEQRPDESLSNGDLAAKEVDTVKDKDPVIDKKKKTKSKPNQREEEQRPDEGPPSGSLEEAQEPPKDKPQEKKNKPKPKLVEDSQQQRLEDNLPNRTPKEVEEQEVHKIEKVVEKKKRSKPSQREAAESQPAAVNAESVTDVAENDVRKDKPQVQKKKVKPAQREADANVDSVVNVADGESVEKDKPVAQKKKVEPTQREAGDVDSVTKEVDKPEAQTKQVEPTQREADASLPAPVNGESVTDVAEKEVRKDKPQVQKKKVKATPREADANVASVTNEVEQDETRKDEPQAPQKKQLEDEAMPVVNGESVTVTAEQEIRKDKPVAQKKKKLKPNLAAVAPPEQPPAEPTVQQSSEEVVAVQKKKKLRPNFGTKSKQQHAEQVVDDGKSRLNEEVTDKEEPVKQKKKQSRKSLDGKCAEQPKAVEPEVQLKEFQVKVAKMAVTPAAVSMSPASKAILQRGKAGVEPSPSAARKLFDEPEVPKKSRKAEKQQRANEDLRHQKRKEAKRAKVTVNDPIPKVRILAEKDGIYRITTPGREVDPAQDSFVERLNVTESDAGENVRTSLEDCPDEFLGFEDDEDTVADMTIDLSRSNMELIIPLEKAIIPKGVKTPPGFRRSRKPQRQPRSPAATKSKKSREPKPPRRISGSTSEPAPQATSPERPAPATGQQLDNRSLPLKKRKSRDSSQEYLPSAPEEGESSSPPVFAVPAPIDLNNSLLIPMLQRVPIADKYLVRSTPDRGTDSTTEYDTDDTCATGDNVLIVRKDMSRLDQSRLDQSRMSIPEEEEEEQPEEEGSDGKRIKNRRSSIALPRFYGDNTFDITWKPKQKSSGGSRKNKRRHDNDSGIEEEDNGVVRRSKRTCRISKQILMTNPMIKSAYDRPNYRPMSVEQLMEAEKLAKKLKQEERAKRQYRKPPGRPRKPSQSPRGRKRIQEPAETQEDQQQAKRNRIDEATELPDVQQPTTSSAAASSSSGTGTGAAEVAVQVDEEAATVAQERLQAQSWMMKLMAENSGREEVMPQATSSGDRMHFQLDHLTFQERNGIQYSFFIYSETENFGFLRFAPAAVKKWTKTADFLLKFLVLHGQLSFQINGKETVTKGGDFLMLPQNTRYRIQNSDEISLVFMIKFRAAANELPSM; from the exons AAGTCCAATCCGTCTGTCGGACATCGACAATTTGCTGCAGGAGAGCATCTTCGAGTCGTCGGACGGCGCCAAACTGGTAGAGTATCTGAAGAAGAAGCGTGGCGGCGGCCGAGTTCGGCTGCAAAACATATTCCAGCAGGTCCCGGTG CAACGGGCCCAGTTCAACTTTAATCTCGACTCGTCCGAACCGACGCCGCTGCCCGAGTCCCCACAACCGACCACGTCCAGCGAGGACATCGTCACCGAGGTCATCGACAACGGGGACGTTCAGGAGGTGGCGGTGGATCCGGTTGTCGAGGAGAACGGATCGGGCGTTACCCCGCGCGTCCCAATCGTAATCGTGAACGATCTCAACACGGCCAAGAAGGCAACGGTCAAGCAAATTGTGCTGAAATCGCCCGGGCCGATGAACACACTGAGCCGGCAGTTGCTGATCAATCAGTACCAGCGTACGAATGCGGCCAAGTGTGAGCTGTTGAAGCAGCTGGCGTCCAGTACGCCGAAACCCGAGTCGAACGGGTCGATGGGGCGCATGTCGACGTTCACCACTTCGATATCGCCCATTACGGAGGGGGACCGTTCACCGTTGACGCCGCTGGAGGTGATTCCTTCGTCGCAACCGATGCCGATTCCCGCGCCGATGCATGTCATGGAGATTGTGATTCCGCCGGCGGCGTCCCAGGAGGTGTTGGTGCCGTGTTCGCAACCTGTTTTGGCACCCTGCTCGCAAGCTGTGCCGGACGCGACGCCGAAGAAGGTTGTGGTGCTGAAGACGGTGGTGGAACAGGAGGAGATGGTCATTCCGGAGACGCCGAGCCCGGTGCAGGTGCAGACGGAATCGCCGAAAGCTCCGCCGAATCCGAATCACATGCAGCCGCGGCGGTTGAGTACGACGTTCAAGCAGATGGAGAACGCCGTGGAGTTGGCGTACGCCAATGGTCACATTACGTCGGATGAGAGTGAGGGGGAGGAGGATGATGGGAGGGTTGATAGTGGAAGTAACAGTGTGTTGTTGAAGAGTATCTTGAAGGACACGAGCATGGGAAGGAGTAGACACTCGATGAGGGTGTCCTTTTCGAAGCAGTTGGTGCAGCAAAGGGAGATTTCGCCGGCGCCGGATATTCCGGAAGCGGACGATTACAATGATAGCAACAGCTCGGAAGATAGTGATTTGAGTGAAAGTGAAGAGGGGGAGGACAATGATTATCAGGTGGTTGATGAAGTGTACACCGATGATGATACGGAGGATGCGACGAATCTTGATCATTACGAAGAGCTCAAGAGCCGGATCTGTGAGTTGAACAACAGCCACAACGGTCGTCGTTCGGTGTCTCCGTTGATTGATGTGGTCAAGGAGACGCCGGTGCAGTGGTTTGAGACGACCACGCCAACCAAGCGCAGGGATCAACAGGACGAGGAAGAGCAGCAGTTCCCGCCTCCCACGACGGCCAAGAAGGACAACAAAACGAACCTTAACCTGGTGGACATCATAACCGACTGGGATGACGAAGAAGACGAAGAGGAAGCTGACCACGGAGCAGGTAATCCGGAGGTCGAACCTTCGCAGGAGTGTGCACTTGAGCCACGTGCGTCGCTCAACTCCAACCACCACGATACCAATCTGGACACGATGGACATCAGCTCCAGCAATCTGGAGGATTCGGTTGAACGGCTCGTCGAACTTCCTCCGGCTCCAAACGCCCTCATCGAGGAGGAAGGGGTACTTCCGGAGGAGCACATCTACCCGGCTGCCGTTGACGAGCAAATGCCGATCACCACCGAAGAACTGCTCGAAGTACTCTCCGGAACAGAACCCGAAGAGGAGTCGCAACCCGAGACGCGCCCCAAAACTCCTGAACCCGTCGAAGAGCAACCGGTGGACCtcccaccaccaccagcaacaCCAGCAGAACAACCCCACTCCCCAGAACGTGTAATCACACCTCCCGTCCAGTTCACCGCCTCCGCCAAGCGACGCTTCATCCAGAAAAACGAGGACGACCTCATCTCTCGAATCCAAAGCGACCTACCCCTTTCGCAGGCGTCCTCCGCCGCCGAAGCGGACACCAGCACACGCTCCGTCGAAGAGCCGCTCAAATCGTTCGAAAAGGTGTCCGAAACGCTGGTCGAAATCGCCCAATCGTTCCGCGATCAACCCCCTGCCACCCAACCCCCCGCCCCCGTCGAGGACACGTCCCGCAAGCTCGTGCAACCGCCCAAGCGGGGCGGCAAAAAGAGCAACGTCGATCCGGTGACGGCGTCCTACTTTGAGGCGATCGAGAAGACGTTTGCCAAGCCGAAGGCACCGCCGCCACCGCAGAGCACGAAGACGTCGTCGACGACGCAGCGCAAAAAGACCGAGCAGCAGAAGCGAAAGCTGTACGACGCGACGCTGTCGGAGGTGACGGAGGACGACGAGTCGATGCGGGGGGTGGTGGTGGAGGCGAAAGCGCCGGTCAAGGTCGTCGAAGCGGCGCCGAAGGCGGTTCCGAAGGTGCGCGACTTTAAGATTGTCGTCGAGATGCTGCGGGTTGAGGATTATCTTCCGAAGAAGAGTGGAGTGGTTCCGAGTGTGGCTAAGGAGTTGGAAGCGGAGGTAGTTGAGGCGGAACCAGCGGTAGTGCTGAAAGCTCCCGCGGCGAAGGGACGTCGTGCAAGCAGAGATAAACAAccggcggtggtggtggcggcgaaGCACAACGATTCGGGCAAGAGGCCAAGGGGTCGTCCGAAGAAGGTGCGAACGGAATCGGTTGGAGAACAACCAGCTGAAGAGCGTCCCGTTGAGAAGGGTGTCGTCGTGGAAGAACCAACGCAGGAGGAGGTCAGCAGCAAAAAGAAGCCCAAGTCGAAGCCAAATCTGGCCGGCGATGCTCCGGAGCAGCATCCGGATGAAGGCTTGCCAAACGATGATTTGGCGGTGGAGGAGTCCGACACGATTAAGGATAAGAACCCGGTTGTTGACAAGAAGAACAAGAAGATGAAGTCGAAGCCAAACCTTATCGAAGATGCTCCAGAGCGGCGTCCGGATGAAGGCTTGTCAAACGCTGATTTGGCGGTGGAGGAGACCGAAAGTCCCAAAGAAAAGGACCCGGTCGTTGACAAGCAGACAAAGAAGACGAAGTCGAAGCCAAATCACGGCGGAGATGCTCCGGAGCAGCGTCCGGATGTAAGTTTGCCAAACGCTGATTTGGCGGAGAAAGAGCCCGAAAGTCGCCAGGACAATGATCCGGTCGTTGACAAGCAGACAAAGAAGACAAAGTCGAAGCCAAATCTCGGCGGAGATGCTCCGGAGCAGCGTCCGGATGAAAGCTTATCGAACGGTGATTTGGCGGCGAAGGAGGTCGACACGGTTAAGGATAAGGACCCGGTTAttgacaagaagaagaagaccaagtCGAAGCCAAATCAACGCGAAGAGGAGCAGCGTCCGGATGAAGGTCCGCCAAGCGGAAGTTTGGAGGAGGCCCAAGAACCCCCGAAGGACAAGCCTCAGGAGAAGAAGAATAAGCCGAAACCAAAACTCGTCGAAGATTCTCAACAGCAACGTTTGGAGGACAATTTGCCAAACAGAACGCCGAAGGAGGTTGAGGAGCAAGAAGTGCACAAGATCGAAAAGGTCGTAGAGAAAAAGAAGAGGTCGAAGCCAAGCCAGCGCGAAGCGGCTGAAAGTCAGCCGGCGGCGGTCAACGCAGAATCGGTGACTGACGTCGCCGAAAACGATGTCCGCAAGGACAAGCCCCAAGTGCAGAAGAAGAAGGTGAAGCCAGCTCAACGTGAAGCGGATGCCAACGTGGATTCGGTGGTGAATGTGGCTGACGGAGAATCGGTTGAAAAGGACAAACCTGTTGCGCAGAAGAAGAAGGTGGAGCCAACCCAACGCGAAGCGGGTGACGTGGACTCGGTGACGAAAGAGGTCGACAAGCCTGAAGCGCAGACGAAGCAGGTGGAGCCAACTCAACGCGAAGCGGACGCAAGTCTGCCGGCGCCGGTCAACGGAGAATCGGTGACTGATGTGGCCGAGAAGGAAGTCCGCAAGGACAAGCCCCAAGTGCAGAAGAAGAAGGTGAAGGCAACTCCACGCGAAGCGGATGCCAACGTGGCTTCGGTGACGAATGAGGTCGAACAGGACGAAACCCGTAAGGACGAGCCTCAAGCCCCGCAGAAGAAGCAGTTGGAGGACGAAGCTATGCCCGTTGTCAACGGAGAATCGGTGACTGTGACTGCAGAACAAGAAATCCGCAAGGACAAGCCTGTAgcgcagaagaagaagaagttgaAGCCAAATCTTGCCGCTGTTGCGCCACCGGAACAACCGCCCGCTGAACCGACGGTTCAGCAAAGCTCAGAGGAGGTCGTCGCCgtgcagaagaagaagaagctgcGACCAAACTTTGGCACAAAGTCGAAGCAACAGCACGCCGAGCAAGTTGTCGACGATGGGAAGAGCAGACTGAACGAGGAGGTTACGGACAAGGAAGAACCGGTCAAGCAGAAGAAAAAGCAGTCCCGGAAGAGTTTGGACGGGAAATGCGCGGAGCAGCCGAAGGCGGTCGAGCCCGAAGTTCAGCTGAAGGAGTTCCAGGTGaaggtggccaaaatggccgtAACTCCGGCGGCGGTGAGCATGAGTCCGGCCTCGAAGGCGATTCTGCAGCGGGGAAAAGCCGGCGTCGAGCCAAGTCCGTCGGCAGCTCGCAAGCTCTTTGACGAGCCCGAAGTTCCGAAGAAGTCGCGCAAGGCGGAGAAGCAGCAGCGCGCGAACGAAGACTTGCGACACCAAAAGCGGAAAGAAGCCAAGCGGGCGAAGGTAACGGTCAACGATCCCATTCCGAAGGTCCGGATATTGGCCGAGAAGGATGGAATCTATAGGATTACCACACCGGGACGTGAGGTGGATCCCGCCCAGGACAGTTTTGTGGAGCGACTGAACGTGACGGAGTCGGATGCCGGGGAAAACGTCCGAACGAGCTTGGAAGACTGCCCGGATGAGTTCCTTGGGTTCGAGGACGACGAAGACACGGTTGCCGACATGACGATTGATTTATCCCGTAGCAACATGGAGCTGATCATCCCGCTGGAAAAGGCAATAATTCCAAAAGGCGTCAAGACTCCGCCTGGGTTCAGAAGAAGCCGCAAACCTCAGCGGCAACCACGGAGTCCGGCTGCCACGAAGAGCAAGAAGTCACGCGAACCGAAACCACCCAGGCGTATCTCCGGAAGCACGTCTGAACCCGCGCCGCAGGCCACATCTCCGGAACGACCGGCCCCAGCGACCGGCCAGCAGCTCGATAACCGTTCGTTGCCGCTCAAGAAACGGAAATCCCGGGACAGCTCCCAGGAGTACCTGCCGTCGGCGCCCGAAGAAGGGGAATCGTCGTCGCCGCCGGTTTTCGCCGTACCGGCGCCCATTGACCTGAACAATTCGCTGCTGATTCCGATGCTGCAGCGAGTGCCGATCGCGGACAAGTATTTGGTGCGGTCAACGCCCGACCGGGGCACCGACAGCACCACCGAGTACGACACGGACGATACCTGCGCCACCGGCGATAACGTGCTGATTGTGCGCAAGGACATGTCCCGGCTGGACCAGTCCCGGTTGGATCAGTCTAGGATGTCTATAccggaagaggaggaggaggagcaaCCCGAGGAAGAGGGAAGTGACGGGAAGCGAATCAAGAACAGGCGATCGAGCATTGCGTTGCCTCGATTCTACGGCGATAACACGTTCGACATTACGTGGAAGCCAAAGCAGAAGTCCTCCGGCGGTTCCCGCAAGAACAAACGCCGGCATGACAATGACAGTGGCATCGAGGAGGAGGACAATGGCGTGGTACGACGCAGCAAACGTACCTGTCGCATCTCGAAGCAAATACTCATGACGAACCCGATGATCAAGTCGGCGTACGACCGGCCCAACTATCGGCCCATGTCGGTGGAGCAGCTGATGGAGGCGGAAAAGCTGGCCAAGAAGCTGAAGCAGGAGGAGAGGGCCAAACGGCAATATCGCAAGCCGCCGGGCAGACCCCGCAAGCCTAGCCAATCTCCGCGTGGCCGCAAACGGATACAGGAACCGGCGGAGACGCAGGAAGATCAGCAGCAGGCCAAGCGGAATCGAATCGACGAGGCGACGGAGTTGCCGGATGTG CAACAGCCCACAACATcgtcagcagcagcatcatccTCCTCCGGAACTGGGACCGGCGCAGCCGAGGTGGCCGTCCAGGTCGACGAGGAGGCCGCCACCGTGGCGCAGGAGCGCCTGCAAGCGCAAAGCTGGATGATGAAGCTGATGGCGGAGAACAGCGGCCGCGAGGAGGTCATGCCGCAGGCCACCTCCTCCGGCGACCGGATGCACTTCCAGCTGGACCACCTGACGTTCCAGGAGCGCAACGGCATCCAGTACTCGTTCTTCATCTACTCCGAGACGGAGAACTTTGGCTTTCTGCGGTTCGCGCCGGCCGCCGTCAAGAAGTGGACCAAGACGGCCGACTTTCTACTG AAATTCCTCGTTCTGCACGGACAGCTCTCGTTCCAAATCAACGGCAAGGAAACGGTCACCAAGGGAGGTGACTTCCTGATGCTGCCTCAAA ACACCCGGTACCGCATACAGAACAGCGACGAAATTTCCCTCGTCTTTATGATCAAGTTCCGGGCGGCCGCGAACGAGCTGCCGTCGATGTAA